The Panicum virgatum strain AP13 chromosome 5K, P.virgatum_v5, whole genome shotgun sequence genome has a window encoding:
- the LOC120705496 gene encoding VAN3-binding protein-like isoform X1, whose translation MEQCTDHNAQLPRLEGIEEEGSPADKWAPTSVRAPETPTETMEFLARSWSLSAAEISKALKVLSCGKAASDSPAAAAATAEQRPTPPLDSDHRHQAGEAGGAMSPPVSPRANLDVKVLRGAAGRGKTVGAWIKEQREKKRAEARSRNAQAYAATSVAGVAAAVAALVAGAVFSAPPPEQRPKNGGARNGTKTAAAVASAAALVASHCVEMAQAIGASHDQILAAIHSAVNAQSSGDVMALTAGAATALRGAAMLRARLHKEIEATALPGDGREPERDISPLVFVSRGGELLKRTRQGILHWKLVTVYINSSFQQVVLKMQSAHMAGTFIKTKKCVVLDVCSEIPAWAGRELEDGSHKRGYFGIRTVERVIEFECRNKYDQHKWVEGITEMLVRRDSMNNAL comes from the exons ATGGAGCAATGCACTGACCACAATGCGCAGCTTCCGAGGCTGGAGGGCATCGAGGAAGAAGGCAGCCCGGCCGACAAGTGGGCTCCGACGTCGGTCCGAGCACCGGAGACCCCGACGGAGACGATGGAGTTCCTAGCAAGGTCCTGGAGCCTGTCAGCAGCGGAGATCTCCAAGGCCCTCAAGGTCCTCAGCTGCGGCAAGGCCGCTTCCGattctcctgctgctgccgccgctacggcggagcagaggccaACACCACCACTTGACAGTGATCACCGCCATCAGGCCGGTGAAGCCGGCGGCGCGATGAGCCCGCCCGTCTCTCCCAGGGCCAACCTGGACGTCAAGGTGCTTCGTGGCGCCGCGGGGAGGGGCAAGACGGTGGGCGCCTGGATCAAGGAGCAGCGGGAGAAGAAGCGCGCCGAGGCCCGGTCCCGCAACGCGCAGGCGTACGCGGCGACCTCCGTGGCGGGGGTGGCCGCGGCGGTTGCGGCGCTGGTGGCCGGCGCGGTCTTCTCGGCGCCCCCGCCGGAGCAGCGGCCCAAGAACGGCGGCGCGAGGAACGGCACCAAgaccgcggcggccgtggcgtccGCGGCCGCGCTGGTGGCGTCGCACTGCGTGGAGATGGCGCAGGCGATCGGCGCCAGCCACGACCAGATCCTGGCCGCCATCCACTCGGCCGTGAACGCGCAGAGCAGCGGCGACGTCATGGCGCTCACCGCCGGCGCGGCAACGG CTCTGCGCGGGGCTGCGATGCTGCGGGCGAGGCTCCACAAGGAGATCGAAGCGACGGCTTTGCCTGGTGACGGCAGGGAGCCGGAGAGAGACATCTCGCCGCTGGTCTTCGTGTCCAGGGGCGGCGAGCTTCTCAAACGCACCAGGCAGGGCATCCTCCACTGGAAGCTTGTCACCGTGTACATCAACTCCAGCTTCCAG cAGGTGGTTCTCAAGATGCAGAGTGCGCATATGGCAGGCACATTCATCAAAACAAAAAAGT GTGTGGTCCTCGATGTTTGCTCTGAGATACCGGCATGGGCAGGCAGGGAGCTCGAGGACGGAAGCCATAAGAGAGGATACTTTGGGATCAGGACGGTGGAAAGGGTGATCGAGTTCGAGTGCAGGAACAAGTATGATCAGCACAAGTGGGTTGAGGGCATCACGGAGATGCTGGTCCGCCGTGATAGCATGAACAACGCCTTGTAA
- the LOC120705496 gene encoding VAN3-binding protein-like isoform X2, which translates to MEQCTDHNAQLPRLEGIEEEGSPADKWAPTSVRAPETPTETMEFLARSWSLSAAEISKALKVLSCGKAASDSPAAAAATAEQRPTPPLDSDHRHQAGEAGGAMSPPVSPRANLDVKVLRGAAGRGKTVGAWIKEQREKKRAEARSRNAQAYAATSVAGVAAAVAALVAGAVFSAPPPEQRPKNGGARNGTKTAAAVASAAALVASHCVEMAQAIGASHDQILAAIHSAVNAQSSGDVMALTAGAATALRGAAMLRARLHKEIEATALPGDGREPERDISPLVFVSRGGELLKRTRQGILHWKLVTVYINSSFQVVLKMQSAHMAGTFIKTKKCVVLDVCSEIPAWAGRELEDGSHKRGYFGIRTVERVIEFECRNKYDQHKWVEGITEMLVRRDSMNNAL; encoded by the exons ATGGAGCAATGCACTGACCACAATGCGCAGCTTCCGAGGCTGGAGGGCATCGAGGAAGAAGGCAGCCCGGCCGACAAGTGGGCTCCGACGTCGGTCCGAGCACCGGAGACCCCGACGGAGACGATGGAGTTCCTAGCAAGGTCCTGGAGCCTGTCAGCAGCGGAGATCTCCAAGGCCCTCAAGGTCCTCAGCTGCGGCAAGGCCGCTTCCGattctcctgctgctgccgccgctacggcggagcagaggccaACACCACCACTTGACAGTGATCACCGCCATCAGGCCGGTGAAGCCGGCGGCGCGATGAGCCCGCCCGTCTCTCCCAGGGCCAACCTGGACGTCAAGGTGCTTCGTGGCGCCGCGGGGAGGGGCAAGACGGTGGGCGCCTGGATCAAGGAGCAGCGGGAGAAGAAGCGCGCCGAGGCCCGGTCCCGCAACGCGCAGGCGTACGCGGCGACCTCCGTGGCGGGGGTGGCCGCGGCGGTTGCGGCGCTGGTGGCCGGCGCGGTCTTCTCGGCGCCCCCGCCGGAGCAGCGGCCCAAGAACGGCGGCGCGAGGAACGGCACCAAgaccgcggcggccgtggcgtccGCGGCCGCGCTGGTGGCGTCGCACTGCGTGGAGATGGCGCAGGCGATCGGCGCCAGCCACGACCAGATCCTGGCCGCCATCCACTCGGCCGTGAACGCGCAGAGCAGCGGCGACGTCATGGCGCTCACCGCCGGCGCGGCAACGG CTCTGCGCGGGGCTGCGATGCTGCGGGCGAGGCTCCACAAGGAGATCGAAGCGACGGCTTTGCCTGGTGACGGCAGGGAGCCGGAGAGAGACATCTCGCCGCTGGTCTTCGTGTCCAGGGGCGGCGAGCTTCTCAAACGCACCAGGCAGGGCATCCTCCACTGGAAGCTTGTCACCGTGTACATCAACTCCAGCTTCCAG GTGGTTCTCAAGATGCAGAGTGCGCATATGGCAGGCACATTCATCAAAACAAAAAAGT GTGTGGTCCTCGATGTTTGCTCTGAGATACCGGCATGGGCAGGCAGGGAGCTCGAGGACGGAAGCCATAAGAGAGGATACTTTGGGATCAGGACGGTGGAAAGGGTGATCGAGTTCGAGTGCAGGAACAAGTATGATCAGCACAAGTGGGTTGAGGGCATCACGGAGATGCTGGTCCGCCGTGATAGCATGAACAACGCCTTGTAA